From the genome of Desulfonatronum sp. SC1:
ACTAAATCCAACTATTAACTATGAAGCTTATACTGGTAGATGACAATGCGATATTCCGGGACAATCTGAAAATGTACCTGGAGATTGAGTTAAACCATAAAGTAATTGCAGAAGCATCAAGTGGAGAGGAATTTCTGAAATTACAAAACATAGCGGAAGCAGAAGTGATACTGATGGATATCAACATGGGAGCCATCAACGGACTGGAGGCGACTCAGCTTATTTTAAGAGAATTTCATCACTTAAAAATCATTGCAGTTACGTTTGACATTCAAAATTCATTTTTACGAAGAATTATTGAATCGGGGTTTAAAGGCTTCGTAAATAAAACGGATGTCTACAAAATGCTAAATTCCACTTTAGAAGATGTGTACAATGGGAAAT
Proteins encoded in this window:
- a CDS encoding response regulator transcription factor, which produces MYLEIELNHKVIAEASSGEEFLKLQNIAEAEVILMDINMGAINGLEATQLILREFHHLKIIAVTFDIQNSFLRRIIESGFKGFVNKTDVYKMLNSTLEDVYNGK